DNA sequence from the Mus caroli chromosome X, CAROLI_EIJ_v1.1, whole genome shotgun sequence genome:
TGCTTCACAGATCATGAAGTTCCTTTCAGATTGCGACCAGTATTCAGTAATCAGTTTCTCTTGGAGACTGCTGCATTTCTTGACTTTGAGTCCACAAGAGAATATGCCATAAAATTACTGGCCGCTGATGCTGGCAAACCTCCTTTGAATCAGTCATCCATGCTCCTGATCAAAGTAAAAGATGAAAATGACAATGCTCCAGTTTTCACCCAGTCTTTCATAAGCCTTTCTGTTCCTGAGAATAACTCTCCTGGTGCACAGTTGACAAAAATCAGTGCAACAGATGCAGACAGCGGACAGAATGCTGAAATAAGCTACATGCTAGGTTTTGATGCACCACCTGAATTCAATCTGGATCAACGTACAGGCATCCTGACTGCAGTGAAGAAACTAGAtagggaaaaacaggaaaagtatTACTTTACAGTTTTGGCACAGGACAATGGAATTCCACCCTTAATGTCCAATGCCACTGTCTTCGTGACTGTTCTTGACCAGAATGATAATAGCCCAATTTTCACTCATAATGAATATAACTTCTATGTTCCTGAAAGCCTTCCAAAACATGGCACAGTAGGGCTAATAACTGTGACTGATCCTGATTACGGAGAGAATTCTGCAGTTACCCTCTCCATCTTAGATGTGAATGATCAATTCACTATTGATCCACAGTCTGGTGTCATCAGGCCAAATATTTCATTtgacagagaaagacaagaatCCTATACTTTCTATGTAAAAGCTGAGGATGGTGGTAGGGTATCACGTTCTTCAACTGCTAGAGTAACCATAAATGTGGTTGATGTCAATGATAACAAACCAATTTTTATTGACCCTCCTTCCAATTACTCCTTTGAATGGGTTCTACCATCCACAAACCCTGGCACAGTCGTCTTCAAGGTTGTCGCAATTGACGATGATATTGGCATGAATGCAGAGGTTCATTACagcattgttggaggaaatacAAAAGGACTGTTTATGATTGAACAAACATCAGGTAACATCACATTGAAGGAGAAGTGCATGGTTTCAGATCTTGGTTTACACCGAGTCATAGTCAAAGCTAATGATTTAGGGCAACCTGATTCTCTCTTCAATGTTGTAAATGtcaatttctttataaatgagTCCGTGCCCAATGCCACACTGATTTATGAACTGGTGCGCAGAAGCATTGACGCACCTGCAAATCAAAATACTGACACAACCAGTGCATCCTCACCAACCACTGACTATGTCAAGATCATGGTGGCCATTGTGGCTGGCACCATAACTGTTGTCCTAGTTATTTTCATCACTGCTGTAGTAAGATGCCGCCAACCACCACACCTTAAGgcttctcagaaaaacaaacagaattctgAGTGGGTTACTCCAAACCCAGAAAACAGGCAGATGAttatgatgaagaagaagaagaaaaagaagaagaagcatccCCCCAAGAACTTGCTGCTTAATTTTGTCACTATTGAAGAAGCAAAGCCAGATGATGGtgaaaatgagagaaatagtGTCACACTAGATCTTCCCATTGAGCTGGAAGAGCAAACCATGGGCAAATACAACTGGGGCACTACACCTACTACTTTCAAGCCTGATAGCCCTGATTTGGCTCGACACTACAAATCTGCCTCTCCCCAGCCTGCATTCCAGATCCAGCCTGAAACTCCCCTGAACTCAAAGCACCACATCATTCAGGAACTGCCTCTTGATAATACCTTCGTTGGCTGTGATTCCATCTCCAAGTGTTCCTCCAGCAGTTCTGATCCCTACAGTGTTTCTGAGTGTAGCTATCCAGTGACAACTTTCAAGGCCCCTGTGTCTGTGCATATCAGACCGGTAGGTAATCCTAGTTTCTAAGTAATCCTTTTAACTTATTACTCTCATTCTTTTCATCTGATATAGAATTGCAATGAACATTgatttctaagaaggaacaaaacaATCATATTGCATATAATATTCATTTGCATATAAAATCAATTGCATATAAAAATAGGAATATGTGAAATCATTTAAATTTGGTAGACAGTACAACATGAATTTGATTATTATAAGGGTAATTTTGTCTATAGGTGGCAGTGTGATGCTTTTTGCTAGAGTGCATCATGGAAATATTACTTAATAAAGATTATAACACTACCCGATTTACCACAATATTCATGAGATTCAGAAAAGCCTGGGCAACTTGCCTtataggaaaacattttctaatGAGATAAGTAACTATCAAACCAAATGGTCCTGTGAATCCTTGCTTGATTGGGGCAAATCTGCAAAGAACTGAGGtatttaaatgattaaatgatGCTCACATATCCAGTACTCTTTCCTCATCGTTCCACATACTCTCAACAATGAAGAGTTTCAATGTCATATTaggaagtcaaaatattttgACTTATGGCAAAACATTAAAACAGTTTAAGAACATGAAGAGTTGCTCATTCTCATCTTCTAGCcaaataaagaaatggataaaCATCTTCATTTTAGTGTTACCagttaaatatttgtattttcgaGGTCTTCAGGAACCATTCTCAAATCATAATGACTTTTAGAAAATGGAGCATGTTTGTGTTTCCTAatgaacatgaaataaaattagagCAAGAAATCTATGTAAAAGAATCTCAAACCCAATACATTTCAGAAAACAAGAGTTTACACAGTGCTCTACAATTAGTATTCCATGAAGAAATAAAGTACAAATTTATCTAGAAATTCATAACTAtattaaatgaattaagaaaGTTATTTCCTTAATAAAGTTAAGTAATGGAATTATCTACATTTTTATCTCAATGTCCTGTTGCctgttgattttattatttcaagtGGATAACAgtgaattaggaaaaaaaaagaaaagaaaatccatttgTCATGAATTAACTTGATTTATTAACTTATTCAGGCTTAATATACTGGTTATAAAGTGAAATTTAGATAAATTCCTTTTCATTGAAAAGTATAGATACTAAAAGAACCCTATCAGGTTCAGGAAAACTGCAAATAATTGACTATAATTTGAAGAACAGTTTGAAATCTAATGATAATTTGAGGCTataacatacacaaataaaaagtaatgatattaatatatttcttttaatcacACAGTGAAAGTAAGGTTTAAATCAACAGTAGGTccattttttattgtattatgcttcaaagaaaactaaaacccTAGTTGCTGTTTAGGATTCCAGTTATGCTTTTGAAGAAAGTTAGAGGGGTTTCTACAGTTTAGATTAGTTATGACACTCTGCATTATCAAtgacaaatataataaatatctatCATCTCCAAAGACCATGTTTTTGCTTATATTCAACCATTCAAGTGGACACTCTTATTTCCTCATTCTTACCACTATTATTCTGTTTATTAggaatatttctttccttttttttcattgttttcttcattttggtttatcaagacagggtaTATCTCTGTAGTCATGAGTGTCCTGctactcattttgtagaccaggctggcttcaactccagagattcacctgcctctgtgtcacaTGTGCTTGAATTAAAGCTATGCACCACCATTGTCCAGCAGAAATAAGAATGTTTATTATCAGTAACACTTTGAGAGTACTTCTTTTTGTACTTTCTCActtgttttaaaaatgcatagtGAGTTTTTGTGTATTACATATGCAATTCATATCTTTCAATGGATTGGCTTAAGAAATCAGTAAAGCATATTTTGTTCATAACTATTTGTACAAACATAGAAGTACTTTTGCATATAGGAACTTAAAGTATTTAAGGTAAGTATGTAAGTGctaaaagggaaaatgatgtacTTTCTAGATATTCTTATCTTTTAGTTTTGACATTCTTTTAGTTTattcttatcttttaaaatttctaaaattcaataaaaataaaaatgcttttccaTGATGACATTTTACAAAGCACATCTAAGAGATGCATGCCCTAATAGTAagatagatggcttagtgagttacacaaaaaccaaaaactatcAGTGAAATGAATTATTGCTTATCATTAGTATCTTACTGAAAAGTCTATCTTAGATTCAAATgacttttgagatttttttcacatcttaaaaaacaaataatttaaaatattaagagttACTTATTGAATGCCTTCTTCATCTGACTCAGACAGTTAGAACATTAAACTTCTCTGAATAGTTATAGTTTGTTACACATCTATGATGTTTTTATACTTTtagtatacttttaaatttataattaatgCCAATAAATGTGCCTTATATTCACTGGAACTGAAGAAGGCTAAAAAGATAAGTTTGTATAGAAAAGATAGGTCAGGTAACCATTTAAATACAGTGTCTTCATTGttagaaagacaaaataaaattggCAAATTGTGAGTCTGTCTagcagtaaaaattaaaaataaaatgtttcttgaaCAAAATTTCACAACAGATTAAAATATTTAGGTTAACATAAGCCTGAAATATTCTAAAATACTTTATGTAATGTGAGTATAATATTTCTACAAGGGGACTCagacagatatttacactagCTCATTAATCATCTATTTAGAAATATGCATATAGCTAAAAAGGATATCTAcaagaaaatttacattttaaaaaccaaagtgtATGAATTTCTTAACTTTATTCTGACTCTGCTGCTAGGAAAAATGTGGAAGATTGGTTATATATCATTAACCTATTATATAGAATCTtctatatctgaaaaaaaatatgtggctCCAGCTTGTCATCAATTCACATGTTTTTTATGGGAGAAGTTTTTGCATACACTGTAGAAAAAAGGTAAAGTTTGAAATTTAAGAGGAAAACGTTTTATCTATTATTTTGTATGAACAGCATTAACTACATcggattgtatttttaaatgatcataGGACATTTTAAGAATTAACAGTTGTTTTAGaatcatcttttttttgtttattctttaatc
Encoded proteins:
- the LOC110286667 gene encoding protocadherin-11 X-linked isoform X1, producing the protein MIPFLPALGPSGCRDVYRGLTNSTFGIETGMDLLSGTYIFAVLLACVVFQSGAQEKNYTVREEMPENVLIGDLLKDLNLSLIPDKSLTTPMQFKLVYKTGDVPLIRIEEGTGEIFTTGARIDREKLCAGIVLDARCFYEVEVAVLPDEIFRLVKIRFLIEDINDNAPLFPTTVINISIPENSAINSRYSLPAAIDPDIGINGVQNYQLIKSQNIFGLDVIETPEGDKMPQLIVQKELDREEKDTYVMKVKVEDGGFPQRSSTAILQVSVADTNDNHPIFIEKEIEVSIPENAPIGSSVTQLHATDADIGENARIHFYFSNLVSNIAKRLFHLNTTTGLITVKEPLDREESPSHKLLVLATDGGSTPARATVLVNVTDINDNVPSIDIRYIVNPTNGTVLLSENAPLNTKIALITVMDKDSEHNGRVTCFTDHEVPFRLRPVFSNQFLLETAAFLDFESTREYAIKLLAADAGKPPLNQSSMLLIKVKDENDNAPVFTQSFISLSVPENNSPGAQLTKISATDADSGQNAEISYMLGFDAPPEFNLDQRTGILTAVKKLDREKQEKYYFTVLAQDNGIPPLMSNATVFVTVLDQNDNSPIFTHNEYNFYVPESLPKHGTVGLITVTDPDYGENSAVTLSILDVNDQFTIDPQSGVIRPNISFDRERQESYTFYVKAEDGGRVSRSSTARVTINVVDVNDNKPIFIDPPSNYSFEWVLPSTNPGTVVFKVVAIDDDIGMNAEVHYSIVGGNTKGLFMIEQTSGNITLKEKCMVSDLGLHRVIVKANDLGQPDSLFNVVNVNFFINESVPNATLIYELVRRSIDAPANQNTDTTSASSPTTDYVKIMVAIVAGTITVVLVIFITAVVRCRQPPHLKASQKNKQNSEWVTPNPENRQMIMMKKKKKKKKKHPPKNLLLNFVTIEEAKPDDGENERNSVTLDLPIELEEQTMGKYNWGTTPTTFKPDSPDLARHYKSASPQPAFQIQPETPLNSKHHIIQELPLDNTFVGCDSISKCSSSSSDPYSVSECSYPVTTFKAPVSVHIRPTMKEVVRSHTPMKEATTVEIWTHPHPQRRSDGKKPGKSQRRVTFHLPEGSQESISDGGLGDHDTGSLPSTSHALPLGYPQEEYFDHAAPNNRTEGDGNSDPESIPLHPSKTTASRSFHIHHPLLSN
- the LOC110286667 gene encoding protocadherin-11 X-linked isoform X2 — its product is MDLLSGTYIFAVLLACVVFQSGAQEKNYTVREEMPENVLIGDLLKDLNLSLIPDKSLTTPMQFKLVYKTGDVPLIRIEEGTGEIFTTGARIDREKLCAGIVLDARCFYEVEVAVLPDEIFRLVKIRFLIEDINDNAPLFPTTVINISIPENSAINSRYSLPAAIDPDIGINGVQNYQLIKSQNIFGLDVIETPEGDKMPQLIVQKELDREEKDTYVMKVKVEDGGFPQRSSTAILQVSVADTNDNHPIFIEKEIEVSIPENAPIGSSVTQLHATDADIGENARIHFYFSNLVSNIAKRLFHLNTTTGLITVKEPLDREESPSHKLLVLATDGGSTPARATVLVNVTDINDNVPSIDIRYIVNPTNGTVLLSENAPLNTKIALITVMDKDSEHNGRVTCFTDHEVPFRLRPVFSNQFLLETAAFLDFESTREYAIKLLAADAGKPPLNQSSMLLIKVKDENDNAPVFTQSFISLSVPENNSPGAQLTKISATDADSGQNAEISYMLGFDAPPEFNLDQRTGILTAVKKLDREKQEKYYFTVLAQDNGIPPLMSNATVFVTVLDQNDNSPIFTHNEYNFYVPESLPKHGTVGLITVTDPDYGENSAVTLSILDVNDQFTIDPQSGVIRPNISFDRERQESYTFYVKAEDGGRVSRSSTARVTINVVDVNDNKPIFIDPPSNYSFEWVLPSTNPGTVVFKVVAIDDDIGMNAEVHYSIVGGNTKGLFMIEQTSGNITLKEKCMVSDLGLHRVIVKANDLGQPDSLFNVVNVNFFINESVPNATLIYELVRRSIDAPANQNTDTTSASSPTTDYVKIMVAIVAGTITVVLVIFITAVVRCRQPPHLKASQKNKQNSEWVTPNPENRQMIMMKKKKKKKKKHPPKNLLLNFVTIEEAKPDDGENERNSVTLDLPIELEEQTMGKYNWGTTPTTFKPDSPDLARHYKSASPQPAFQIQPETPLNSKHHIIQELPLDNTFVGCDSISKCSSSSSDPYSVSECSYPVTTFKAPVSVHIRPTMKEVVRSHTPMKEATTVEIWTHPHPQRRSDGKKPGKSQRRVTFHLPEGSQESISDGGLGDHDTGSLPSTSHALPLGYPQEEYFDHAAPNNRTEGDGNSDPESIPLHPSKTTASRSFHIHHPLLSN
- the LOC110286667 gene encoding protocadherin-11 X-linked isoform X3, whose protein sequence is MIPFLPALGPSGCRDVYRGLTNSTFGIETGMDLLSGTYIFAVLLACVVFQSGAQEKNYTVREEMPENVLIGDLLKDLNLSLIPDKSLTTPMQFKLVYKTGDVPLIRIEEGTGEIFTTGARIDREKLCAGIVLDARCFYEVEVAVLPDEIFRLVKIRFLIEDINDNAPLFPTTVINISIPENSAINSRYSLPAAIDPDIGINGVQNYQLIKSQNIFGLDVIETPEGDKMPQLIVQKELDREEKDTYVMKVKVEDGGFPQRSSTAILQVSVADTNDNHPIFIEKEIEVSIPENAPIGSSVTQLHATDADIGENARIHFYFSNLVSNIAKRLFHLNTTTGLITVKEPLDREESPSHKLLVLATDGGSTPARATVLVNVTDINDNVPSIDIRYIVNPTNGTVLLSENAPLNTKIALITVMDKDSEHNGRVTCFTDHEVPFRLRPVFSNQFLLETAAFLDFESTREYAIKLLAADAGKPPLNQSSMLLIKVKDENDNAPVFTQSFISLSVPENNSPGAQLTKISATDADSGQNAEISYMLGFDAPPEFNLDQRTGILTAVKKLDREKQEKYYFTVLAQDNGIPPLMSNATVFVTVLDQNDNSPIFTHNEYNFYVPESLPKHGTVGLITVTDPDYGENSAVTLSILDVNDQFTIDPQSGVIRPNISFDRERQESYTFYVKAEDGGRVSRSSTARVTINVVDVNDNKPIFIDPPSNYSFEWVLPSTNPGTVVFKVVAIDDDIGMNAEVHYSIVGGNTKGLFMIEQTSGNITLKEKCMVSDLGLHRVIVKANDLGQPDSLFNVVNVNFFINESVPNATLIYELVRRSIDAPANQNTDTTSASSPTTDYVKIMVAIVAGTITVVLVIFITAVVRCRQPPHLKASQKNKQNSEWVTPNPENRQMIMMKKKKKKKKKHPPKNLLLNFVTIEEAKPDDGENERNSVTLDLPIELEEQTMGKYNWGTTPTTFKPDSPDLARHYKSASPQPAFQIQPETPLNSKHHIIQELPLDNTFVGCDSISKCSSSSSDPYSVSECSYPVTTFKAPVSVHIRPTMKEVVRSHTPMKEATTVEIWTHPHPQVAFRAGNSNFNNVNF